The stretch of DNA AAAGTAGTAAAAACTGCGTTTCAACAGCGCAGAAAAACACTTCGTAACAGTTTAAAAACATTCAATCTATCAGATAATTTAAAAGCAAATGTTATATTTGGCAAACGTCCAGAACAATTAGCTGTTCAGGAGTTTATAGAACTCACACAGCTCATTGAAAAAGACATATAAATTCAACCATTTGTCTGAAGAATTAGAAAACATACCATTTGAATTAACACAAGATTTAATCAATCAGGTTGAAAGTCTCATCAAAATAAACGATGGTAAGGCACTACAGAAGCTTTTAAAAGATTTTCACTATGCTGATATTGCTGAAATTTTAGATGAACTAAATCTAGAACGGTCCATCTATGTGATTAAATTATTGGATTCGGAGACGACTTCAGACGTCTTAATGGAACTGGATGAAGACAATAGAGAGAAGGTATTAAAAAACCTTTCTGCTAAGGAAATTGCTGAAGAGATTGAAGAATTAGACACTGATGATGCAACAGATATTATTTCGGAATTACCGGAAGAACGTCAACAGGAAGTCATTTCGAAAATTGAAGATGAAGCCCATAAAGCAGAAATTACAGAACTTCTAAAGTATGACGAAGATACTGCGGGGGGGCTTATGGCTAAAGAGCTTGTAAAGGTTTATGAAACATGGACAGTTGCTGGCTGTATGCGACGCATTAGAGGGCAAGCTAAAGAAGTTACACGTGTGCATTCAATTTACGTTGTAGATAAACAGGAACGTCTTATTGGACGCTTATCTCTTAAAGATTTAATCGTAGCTAAAAGTGACCAAAAAATAGCAGATATAGCAAAAGAAAATGTAGATTTTGTTAATGTAAAAGAAGATGTTGAAGAGGTGGCAAAAGTTATGGCTAAATATGATTTAGAAGCCATTCCAGTAGTTGATGAAAAGCAAACATTGTTAGGGAGAATAACTATTGATGATATAGTTGATGTATTAAAGGAAGAAGCCGAGAAGGATTATCAATTAGCAGCAGGTATTACGGGTGATGTAGATTCAGATGACAGTATCATTGAACTTACTAGAGCACGATTACCCTGGTTATTTTTAGGTTTAGTAGGAGGCATTGGAGCTTTTTTAATTATGGAAGGTTTCGAAAGCCTTTTTACTGGTAAAGCAGTTATACTATTCTTTTTTACACCTCTTATAGCAGCAATGGCAGGAAACGTAGGGGTGCAATCTAGTGCAATTATAGTACAAGGTTTGGCAAATAATGATGTTCGAGGTAGTGTGAATAGTCGTTTAATTAAAGAAATGTTGCTTGCAGCCTTAAATGGCGTTATTCTAGCCTTATTTTTATTCTTATTTGTATGGGCTGTTAAAGGTGAAGTAAACACAGCTTTCGC from Flavivirga spongiicola encodes:
- the mgtE gene encoding magnesium transporter, which codes for MSEELENIPFELTQDLINQVESLIKINDGKALQKLLKDFHYADIAEILDELNLERSIYVIKLLDSETTSDVLMELDEDNREKVLKNLSAKEIAEEIEELDTDDATDIISELPEERQQEVISKIEDEAHKAEITELLKYDEDTAGGLMAKELVKVYETWTVAGCMRRIRGQAKEVTRVHSIYVVDKQERLIGRLSLKDLIVAKSDQKIADIAKENVDFVNVKEDVEEVAKVMAKYDLEAIPVVDEKQTLLGRITIDDIVDVLKEEAEKDYQLAAGITGDVDSDDSIIELTRARLPWLFLGLVGGIGAFLIMEGFESLFTGKAVILFFFTPLIAAMAGNVGVQSSAIIVQGLANNDVRGSVNSRLIKEMLLAALNGVILALFLFLFVWAVKGEVNTAFAISVSLVAVIIVAGLIGTFVPLFLNKRGIDPAIATGPFITTSNDILGILLYFWIAKMILGI